A single window of Salvia splendens isolate huo1 chromosome 8, SspV2, whole genome shotgun sequence DNA harbors:
- the LOC121743195 gene encoding uncharacterized protein LOC121743195 isoform X1, with product MTEIPKLQDMGSDLLVTNCLTGEFRENQIISMNGLHHSTTKSDSFVVDMERFSHLIEKEKLANSANSRITLQRNLSRKGSMRAAERKVSSNERDASMIATSPRATLTLEKQAVVVAGAHDHSLTTSQLHHQITITNGCITAAAETKAGATKRFGFRRSSQTWTINPRRILFFFATISCMGTILLIYFTLSMGKLNGDGNDNHLLIK from the exons ATGACTGAAATTCCAAAGCTG CAGGATATGGGGTCTGATCTTCTTGTTACAAACTGCCTCACCGGAGAATTCAGAGAGAATCAGATAATCTCCATGAATGGCCTGCACCACTCCACCACCAAATCTGACAGCTTCGTGGTAGATATGGAAAGGTTTTCTCATCtcatagaaaaagaaaaacttgcCAATTCTGCAAATTCAAGAATCACT TTGCAGAGAAACCTTTCAAGGAAAGGATCGATGAGAGCCGCAGAAAGGAAAGTGAGTAGCAACGAGAGAGATGCTAGTATGATTGCAACTTCACCAAGAG CTACTCTCACGCTTGAAAAGCAAGCGGTAGTGGTGGCGGGGGCCCACGACCACTCCCTTACTACGTCCCAGCTCCATCATCAGATCACCATCACCAACGGATGCATAACCGCCGCTGCTGAAACTAAAGCAGGCGCTACCAAGAGATTCGGCTTCCGCCGTTCATCTCAAACTTGGACCATTAATCCTAGGAGAATACTTTTCTTCTTCGCAACCAT ATCATGCATGGGAACCATTCTGCTCATCTATTTTACCTTGTCAATGGGGAAACTCAATGGCGATGGCAACGACAACCACCTCTTAATTAAATGA
- the LOC121743195 gene encoding uncharacterized protein LOC121743195 isoform X2, producing MTEIPKLDMGSDLLVTNCLTGEFRENQIISMNGLHHSTTKSDSFVVDMERFSHLIEKEKLANSANSRITLQRNLSRKGSMRAAERKVSSNERDASMIATSPRATLTLEKQAVVVAGAHDHSLTTSQLHHQITITNGCITAAAETKAGATKRFGFRRSSQTWTINPRRILFFFATISCMGTILLIYFTLSMGKLNGDGNDNHLLIK from the exons ATGACTGAAATTCCAAAGCTG GATATGGGGTCTGATCTTCTTGTTACAAACTGCCTCACCGGAGAATTCAGAGAGAATCAGATAATCTCCATGAATGGCCTGCACCACTCCACCACCAAATCTGACAGCTTCGTGGTAGATATGGAAAGGTTTTCTCATCtcatagaaaaagaaaaacttgcCAATTCTGCAAATTCAAGAATCACT TTGCAGAGAAACCTTTCAAGGAAAGGATCGATGAGAGCCGCAGAAAGGAAAGTGAGTAGCAACGAGAGAGATGCTAGTATGATTGCAACTTCACCAAGAG CTACTCTCACGCTTGAAAAGCAAGCGGTAGTGGTGGCGGGGGCCCACGACCACTCCCTTACTACGTCCCAGCTCCATCATCAGATCACCATCACCAACGGATGCATAACCGCCGCTGCTGAAACTAAAGCAGGCGCTACCAAGAGATTCGGCTTCCGCCGTTCATCTCAAACTTGGACCATTAATCCTAGGAGAATACTTTTCTTCTTCGCAACCAT ATCATGCATGGGAACCATTCTGCTCATCTATTTTACCTTGTCAATGGGGAAACTCAATGGCGATGGCAACGACAACCACCTCTTAATTAAATGA